Within the Oncorhynchus mykiss isolate Arlee chromosome 4, USDA_OmykA_1.1, whole genome shotgun sequence genome, the region cccttccctcttccactccttctcgtaccactgtccccttctccctcttctctgctcCTCCACGTTCTTCCACCTTTTTAATCTCTCCTTTTTCCTTCTTTCCATCTTCTCTCCGCCTCTTCCTTCTTCCCTTCTTCATCCTTCTCCGTCCTTTCCACTGTGCCATCCGTACAATCCGCATgcgtcctctctttcctccccccatcccccgctcCCCCCCCAGCTGCAGACGCGTATGACCTGTGACGAGCCGGGCAATCACGCCACAGGTGTGCTCTTGAGCCACACCCGTGGCAAGCCTTGGGCTCGTCACATTCCTTGGCCTCGTGCTCTTCCGACCCACAAAATCGACACCTCTTGGCACTGCACGAGGCCAGGATATGGCCGTAGGCCATACAACGCCTGCAGAACGGGGGCTGACGTGCATAGTAGAGTGTTCCCCTGTCAGCCCCAGGGAGAACATCgccggaggatggaggtagccatccacactcttcggggactccctgagtaacgcctggaaccctctcctcccattccagaaacccagggagtccctgaggcacctcgctgaggagacattgtccatgtacctccccagaaaggccctcacctcttcaTCTTTCACATGCGGATTGTACATGGTTACGGTGACCACCCTGAAGTTGTTCTTCGCCAGGCTGGTCACCGCATAATGGCACAGGGGTCCCGTTTTTTCCGCTTCCTTTGCCATCTTCATTACTTCGTCATGTTTTTCTTCTTTGTGAAACGTCACATCGAAAGCCTTCTCATTCGGGTTCCCTTGAAGGCAGAGCACTTCCTTCACCTCTATCCTGAGGCATCCCATCAAAATGGTCCTTCCAAATGTCTCTCTACTCCACGGCTCCATCTCCTTTTCAGTCCAGGCAAATCGTAAGGTATTTGCCATACCAATCCCCGGAACCGATCTTGTTTGCTTGTAttgattcatttaaaaaaataagctctcttcagaaagaagcttcaacctgaaatgaaaacatctttaaccaaaaaggtggagcaactaaaggtgttgactctccacatctatcaagacaactggagcactgggccagacactcttaaatagaacctggaccagctcaggtgaaacaccttcccactaacaagatggacaagccagcacaggtgtaacacatactgactaacggtgacaccaatcagtgcggCCTAAGTGCTAACGagctaaagtccaacctcaaaacataaatggaaaaaccaaaacctgtaacaccttcccccttaagacaacaaatatatcctatatttttgttggacatgtttgctcaccaccaacagaaaacaacttccatttcacaTTATAATCAACTACAATGCTTCACCTTCACCAATATAAACATGGTGTCTACTGGCTGTCAATGAGAAAAAATACGTATTTctaaataataatatacaatCGTATCTTTTCTCCTTTTTCTTTCTATAGAATCCTAAAACTCACaagcttctagaactctcatcCCCTTGGAACAAGCACAAAACATCTCCAATACGGAAAATcaaaactcaaatcaaattgtattagtcacatgcgccgaatacaacagtgaaatgcttacttacgagcccctaaccaacaatgcagtttcaataCGGAAAAGAATAAGAGATCAAACTCATCTCCAACACGGAAAAACGTgtcaaaataaattgtgatcCATGGTAACACACTGATTAAATGCAAAACAAACATATTTTTGACTGCCAACCCTTGAGACAATCAGAAACCAAGTTGTCCTTACCACAGACATGTCTGATTTCAAGAGGAAACTCCTGCGATATCCGTAGTAACTTTCCACCTCACCGCagagcttctctctcttttcagggttcactAGATAGGCATGTTGTTGGATCGAGACCCCAGTCCCCAATGTTATGCTCTAGTACATTTGGGTTGGCACATCTATGAATGATCCCTGATATTCTAAAAGCAGggcaacaacatcaatataagtGTACCCCAAAATTGTCAGTTGGTTACATAAAAAATTATGATATCAAAACCAAATGTACACCCCTTTGTTAATATGTATTGGCAATAATTCACTTAATGGTGAGGCGTGGAAttataaaacatgtatctttgaaatatgaggtgatttgagacatgcttcttcagtagtggaataaaGACAATTAGCACTTGAATGTTGTAAAGAAATACTGGAGTGAAGTAGGATTGTTAATAAAAATGATTACACATTTATTATACTGCGTCCGTGTGTATAGGCTGCAAGTAAGTTGAAATGAAGTTGTTTTCAAGTCATTGAAAAAACGACCCGAAAATACATGTTTTCAACTTTCAACCGAACATATATTGGATGTCGGGCATAGTCTTATTTTCAATgtcttttcaattacattttgctAAATGGGAAAAGCGCAATGTAAAAACACAGTTTTATCATGTCCAAATCAACCAATATGCAGAAACCGTTTGGGAAATATTGAAAACCTAAATATTTTAtagtgttgcattttgattcaagtgggtcaccaacgTGGTAAGTGTAGTAACACAACTATTTTTTTGTTAGTCACTTTCTGTTAAATCTCAGAAGTActctttcaattcagagcctggatttttcCCCTGAGGCTAATATCAATTGAACAGGGGGCAAACGTTTAGGGTTCTACATTCTAACATTCATTCAAATACTGGacctacaatgttaaaacattcaatattgtgacattatttcattatcatgaaacaactccttcatgtattttctgatgtttaatcagagatcttttatcatagtatctcttcccacattgatcacagccaaAAGGTTTttctccagtgtgtattctctggtgtgatttcAGGGATTGTAGCCgaataaaactcttcccacagtgatCACAGccaaaaggtttctctcctgtgtgtgttctctggtgtatagttagatagttagatgtagtaaaactcttcccacattgatcacaggtaaaaggtttctctcctgtgtgtcccCGCTGGTGTACTATCATGCTGTTTAgatgagtaaaactcttcccacattgatcacagccataaggtttctctccagtgtgtgttctctggtgtgtagTTCGAGagctagatgtagtaaaactcttcccacattgatcacaggtaaaaggtttctctcctgtgtgtcccCGCTGGTGTACTATCAGGCTGCCTAGCTGAGTAAAACtattcccacattgatcacagctgtaaggTTTCTCGCCAGTGTGAATTCTTTGATGTATTTTAAGGTCTGATGAACTGTTGAAtcttttcccacagtcagagcagcagtgagatttcttccctgtgggtctctgctggtgtttcttgaggtgttctgatctggagagactcttctctccctcttgaGCATCATgatgttgaggctccccagaggatccacagtagtcccgtctctctcctgtgtgtacgacaaagtcagacagacggttaaaggcccacaacagcagaaatccaCTGTTTATTTGAGGTAAAAGGTGATGCCCAGAACATACCCGTGAAGTTGCACAACAATTGTCGTCTTAAATTGTACAATTAAGACAGTCAAGCTTGCAACAATagtcatattttgtcttgttctcacattagtagtaacatcgatGATTGTAGATTAGAAATAAGTTGTTGAGATAACCTTTGGTCTCCAATATAGGCTACTTTCTGTGTTTGCTAAAATTGCGGGACGAGGGCGATGCACACGCAATCTGGTTGTAGAAACTCCTCCCTGCTAacgaggaaaccactagttatggatgtagtatatctgcctggagcaaaaatggtgagcttagattttagtttttcacaatgtattctgaatattACAGTGCAATATCAGGAGTGCTACCCAAGGAAACTCGCTTAAGCTCTGTGTCTATTCACTAATTCACCACCATGGGGGAAAACTCATGGGAGTTCTCATAGGCTGACAGCAAAAATAGCCTCCATTTACAGgttgcttatgagtgcatttcacattacttttggattataattgcAAGGCTCGTTTAAATGTcatgcttaatataatgtttgtgttaCTGTTGCAAATCAACTGCtttatactttaaaaaaaaaaacacttaaaatgCAATTTGGCTAGCTTTGCCCACCACAACTTCCCCTAACAACAGACTATATATCAATTTATATTTCAGGTGAAACATGGAAACTAAAATGTCTTTGTCATGACATTTCATAACCTGATCACCAGATAATTTTGTGAATAatcccactaggctactctgtaatgtgttgtcattcTAAATGTCCTGAATAAAGGAAAATAGCTCTGTGTGTTGTACAATAGCCTATCCATCAAGGAACAGTTCTCTACACATTATGAGCTAAGTATCTCTGTGTGCAAATAGACTAACGAAACCCTACAGTAAATCAAGCAGATAAtaacacattataaacatcaaTTTGTTTGAGATATTGGATCCAACGTGGAGCACGGCATAACTTGCTTTACTATGTAATGAATGAAGAAgcactttggttgttgttgcatgtCGTGATGTTTGTCATTTGACTGGCACGCAGAAAATGATTACAGATCAGCTGATGATAGCTGAACATGTAACAaactaaacagctacagtattatGTGTAATTACTGAAGAACCGCATTAATGACCGTATCCTTTTGGGTGTTGTGAATCAACTTTAAGTGACTCTCGGTTAGAACCACTGGATTTAGCAAACTCTGAAATGTTATGACTACAACTaatgttccctgaaggagggaaaccagGTACAACATACTAATAAATCCACACTTTATGACTacaactactgttccctgaaggagggaaacgaggCACAACATACTATTAAATCCACACACGTTATGACTacaactactgttccctgaagcaGGGAAATGaggtacaacatactattaaATCCACGCCTCTCTGGAAGCCCCACC harbors:
- the LOC110521976 gene encoding zinc finger protein 239; translation: MSSLNFSPPVKEEVCWTEKEALGLNIVVKEEKEEEDVTVKQEVEGEAVTVKDEEDTFRVKEEDDDVTVKEEKYAFRVKEEMDVTVKEEKKEDEVFEVKKEGEITVTLKDEEVEIDLINTRERRDYCGSSGEPQHHDAQEGEKSLSRSEHLKKHQQRPTGKKSHCCSDCGKRFNSSSDLKIHQRIHTGEKPYSCDQCGNSFTQLGSLIVHQRGHTGEKPFTCDQCGKSFTTSSSRTTHQRTHTGEKPYGCDQCGKSFTHLNSMIVHQRGHTGEKPFTCDQCGKSFTTSNYLTIHQRTHTGEKPFGCDHCGKSFIRLQSLKSHQRIHTGEKPFGCDQCGKRYYDKRSLIKHQKIHEGVVS